From one Shewanella sp. GD04112 genomic stretch:
- a CDS encoding FAD-dependent monooxygenase gives MSQAISQTQQPSQTTTDAQRFDVILVGGGMVGAATAIGLAKQGLQVAVIESFAPEAYSPEQALDVRVSAISVASEQLLEQLGALESLLNMRNVPYLGLETWELDGCITQFHSSQIGASHLGHIVENRLVQLALWEQMQQWDAIKLFCPERVATFSRLTDGVSVHLQSGIQLEAKLLIGADGANSQVRQWAGIGISGWDYAQSAMLINIQTAQGQQDVTWQQFTPNGPRSLLPLPGNHASLVWYDDANRIKQLMQLNHKQLADQIRQHFPARLDSDFTVEAKGSFALTRRHANAYFKPNVVILGDAAHTINPLAGQGVNLGFKDVEALLTVIKNALTEDKPWWSTEVLNAYQAKRYRDNQLMMTTMDVFYAGFSNDILPLKLLRNGALKLANINSPIKRTVLKYAMGLN, from the coding sequence ATGAGCCAAGCGATAAGCCAAACACAGCAACCAAGCCAGACAACCACAGATGCTCAGCGATTTGATGTGATCCTTGTCGGTGGCGGTATGGTGGGCGCGGCAACGGCTATCGGACTGGCGAAGCAAGGCTTACAGGTGGCGGTGATTGAATCATTTGCCCCCGAGGCTTATTCCCCCGAGCAGGCATTAGATGTGCGCGTGTCGGCGATAAGCGTGGCCTCTGAACAGTTACTCGAGCAGTTAGGCGCGCTCGAGAGCCTGCTTAACATGCGTAATGTGCCTTATCTGGGCTTAGAAACCTGGGAGCTTGATGGCTGCATTACTCAATTCCATAGCTCACAAATCGGCGCGAGCCATTTAGGGCATATTGTTGAAAACCGTTTGGTGCAACTTGCCCTGTGGGAGCAAATGCAGCAATGGGATGCGATTAAATTGTTTTGCCCAGAACGAGTGGCGACTTTTTCGCGTCTCACAGACGGGGTAAGCGTGCACTTACAATCCGGTATTCAGCTTGAGGCAAAGCTGCTTATCGGGGCCGATGGCGCCAACTCGCAGGTGCGCCAATGGGCAGGGATTGGCATTTCGGGGTGGGACTATGCCCAATCGGCGATGCTGATTAATATTCAAACCGCCCAAGGTCAGCAAGATGTCACTTGGCAACAATTTACCCCTAACGGTCCGCGCTCGTTATTACCTCTCCCCGGCAATCATGCGTCGTTAGTCTGGTATGACGATGCCAATCGCATTAAACAATTAATGCAGCTGAATCATAAGCAGCTTGCCGACCAAATCCGCCAGCATTTCCCCGCTCGCTTAGACAGTGACTTTACAGTAGAAGCCAAAGGCAGTTTTGCTCTGACGCGCCGCCACGCGAATGCCTATTTTAAGCCGAATGTGGTGATTTTAGGGGATGCGGCGCACACCATTAACCCGTTGGCGGGTCAAGGGGTTAACCTCGGCTTTAAAGATGTCGAGGCCTTACTAACGGTAATCAAGAATGCATTAACCGAGGATAAACCTTGGTGGTCCACCGAGGTATTAAATGCCTATCAAGCCAAACGTTATCGCGATAATCAACTGATGATGACGACCATGGATGTGTTTTACGCAGGTTTTAGTAATGACATTTTGCCACTTAAATTACTGCGTAACGGCGCGTTAAAACTGGCCAATATTAACTCACCCATCAAGCGAACCGTGCTGAAGTATGCGATGGGCCTCAATTAG
- the pth gene encoding aminoacyl-tRNA hydrolase has translation MSEIKLIVGLANPGAEYAQTRHNAGAWYVEELARICGVSLVPDSKYFGLTARAVLHGKDVRLLIPTTYMNLSGKAVGALANFFRITPEEILVAHDELDMPPGVAKFKLGGGHGGHNGLKDIIAKLANDKNFYRLRIGIGHPGDKNKVSGYVLGKAPAKEQELINAAVDEAVRSTEVLFKEDMVKAMTRLHSFKAE, from the coding sequence ATGAGCGAAATTAAATTAATCGTAGGTCTTGCCAATCCGGGCGCCGAATATGCGCAGACTCGCCATAATGCGGGTGCTTGGTATGTGGAAGAATTGGCCCGCATCTGTGGCGTCAGCTTAGTGCCGGATAGCAAGTATTTTGGCCTCACCGCCAGAGCCGTGTTGCATGGCAAAGATGTGCGTTTGCTGATCCCAACGACTTATATGAACTTAAGCGGCAAAGCTGTGGGGGCCTTAGCGAATTTCTTCCGTATTACCCCTGAAGAAATTCTGGTGGCCCACGATGAGTTGGATATGCCGCCCGGTGTGGCTAAATTTAAACTCGGTGGCGGTCATGGTGGCCATAACGGTTTAAAAGACATTATTGCTAAACTGGCCAATGATAAAAACTTCTACCGTTTACGGATTGGGATTGGCCATCCCGGCGATAAGAATAAAGTAAGTGGTTACGTACTGGGTAAGGCGCCTGCTAAAGAACAAGAGCTGATCAACGCCGCCGTAGATGAAGCCGTACGTTCCACTGAAGTGCTATTTAAAGAGGACATGGTGAAAGCCATGACTCGCTTACACTCCTTTAAAGCGGAGTAA
- the ychF gene encoding redox-regulated ATPase YchF: MGFKCGIVGLPNVGKSTLFNALTKAGIEAANFPFCTIEPNTGVVPVPDPRLDALAAIVNPQRVLPTTMEFVDIAGLVAGASKGEGLGNKFLANIRETDAIGHVVRCFEDDNIVHVANRVDPARDIEVINTELALADLDSLERAVIRQQKRAKGGDKDAKFEVDVLEKMRPILDEGHMLRSMELSKEELEAVAYLNFLTLKPTMYIANVAEDGFENNPHLDAVRAIAEKENAIVVSVCAAIESELAEMEAEERDEFMADLGLEEPGLDRVIRAGYQLLSLQTYFTAGVKEVRAWTVSVGATAPQAAGVIHTDFERGFIRAQVMAFDDFITYKGEAGAKEAGKLRVEGKTYIVQDGDVMHFLFNV, from the coding sequence ATGGGTTTTAAATGCGGCATTGTTGGTCTTCCTAACGTAGGTAAATCAACGCTTTTTAATGCGTTAACTAAGGCTGGCATCGAAGCGGCAAACTTCCCGTTTTGTACCATCGAGCCAAACACTGGCGTTGTACCTGTGCCGGATCCACGCTTAGACGCGCTGGCGGCGATTGTCAATCCGCAGCGTGTACTGCCAACCACGATGGAATTCGTGGATATTGCTGGTCTAGTGGCGGGCGCGTCGAAAGGTGAAGGCCTAGGTAACAAGTTCCTTGCTAACATCCGCGAAACCGATGCTATCGGTCACGTTGTACGTTGCTTTGAAGATGACAACATTGTCCACGTGGCTAACCGTGTTGACCCTGCGCGCGATATCGAAGTGATCAACACTGAATTGGCATTAGCCGACTTAGACAGCTTAGAGCGTGCGGTGATCCGTCAACAAAAACGTGCTAAGGGCGGCGACAAAGACGCTAAGTTTGAAGTGGATGTTCTCGAGAAGATGCGTCCAATCCTCGATGAAGGCCATATGTTGCGTTCTATGGAGCTGTCTAAGGAAGAGTTAGAAGCGGTTGCTTACTTAAACTTCTTAACCTTAAAGCCAACCATGTACATTGCTAACGTGGCTGAAGATGGTTTCGAAAATAACCCACATTTAGATGCAGTGCGTGCCATCGCTGAAAAAGAAAACGCCATTGTTGTGTCAGTGTGCGCCGCCATTGAGTCAGAACTGGCTGAAATGGAGGCCGAAGAGCGTGATGAGTTTATGGCGGACCTCGGTTTAGAAGAGCCTGGGTTAGACCGCGTGATCCGCGCTGGTTACCAATTACTGAGCCTGCAAACTTACTTTACAGCGGGTGTAAAAGAAGTGCGCGCTTGGACCGTTTCTGTGGGCGCGACTGCACCTCAAGCGGCGGGCGTAATTCACACCGACTTCGAACGTGGCTTTATTCGTGCTCAAGTGATGGCATTTGACGACTTTATTACCTATAAAGGTGAAGCGGGCGCCAAAGAAGCGGGTAAGTTACGTGTAGAAGGCAAGACATACATTGTTCAAGACGGCGATGTAATGCACTTCCTGTTTAACGTATAA
- a CDS encoding PepSY-associated TM helix domain-containing protein, translating into MKLKVSKSSLSFARIIHVYVSMALLLLMLFFAVTGITLNHPNWFSSADQEPRREQFDIPNYLIPAAPQEPEWRLAAGHWLKSQWDMDIGTADIDEDEISLVNKGPGTYRTVTLDLLDGKAYVETLDYGVVAVLNDLHKGRNTGIVWAWVLDLCALLIILFSLTGAYLLLPQTKRLKKSLFYMVLVSSGCALVYVYFVP; encoded by the coding sequence TTGAAATTAAAAGTTAGTAAATCATCGCTTTCCTTCGCTCGGATTATTCATGTTTATGTCTCTATGGCACTGCTGCTGTTAATGCTGTTTTTTGCCGTAACCGGGATCACCTTAAACCATCCCAATTGGTTTTCATCAGCAGATCAAGAGCCGCGACGTGAACAGTTTGATATTCCTAACTATTTGATACCCGCAGCGCCGCAGGAGCCTGAGTGGCGTTTAGCGGCGGGGCATTGGTTAAAAAGCCAGTGGGATATGGATATTGGCACTGCCGATATCGATGAGGATGAGATAAGCCTAGTGAATAAAGGCCCAGGCACGTATCGCACCGTCACCTTAGATCTGCTCGACGGCAAAGCCTATGTTGAGACCTTAGATTATGGCGTTGTTGCAGTGCTTAACGATCTGCACAAGGGGCGCAATACTGGGATAGTCTGGGCTTGGGTGTTAGATCTCTGCGCCTTGCTGATTATTCTCTTTTCGCTCACCGGCGCTTATTTGCTGCTGCCTCAAACGAAACGACTTAAAAAATCCTTGTTTTATATGGTGCTCGTCAGCTCAGGCTGTGCACTTGTGTATGTCTACTTTGTTCCATAG
- a CDS encoding DUF2271 domain-containing protein, with translation MRQLIRTSAIGALFVSSAVFAAPKMTVDLTLPEITEGQYHRPYVAVWVEDAKGQTVKTLSLWVWDEGHKWLKDIRRWWRKAGREDMSFVDGIASATKPAGHYKIDWDLTDDAGKPLTPASYTVFIEVVREHGGRDLVRQNIDLTAGDFTAQLPATTETGVIDIRLSGMTR, from the coding sequence ATGCGTCAGCTTATTCGCACCAGCGCCATCGGTGCGTTGTTTGTGAGTTCAGCGGTATTTGCCGCGCCAAAAATGACCGTTGATTTGACCTTGCCTGAAATTACCGAAGGCCAGTATCACCGTCCCTATGTGGCCGTGTGGGTTGAGGATGCCAAGGGCCAAACCGTTAAAACCTTAAGCCTATGGGTATGGGACGAGGGCCATAAATGGCTTAAGGACATTCGCCGTTGGTGGCGAAAGGCGGGGCGTGAAGACATGAGTTTTGTCGACGGTATTGCCTCGGCGACCAAGCCTGCAGGTCATTACAAAATTGATTGGGACTTAACGGATGACGCGGGTAAGCCGCTGACTCCAGCCTCCTACACAGTGTTTATCGAAGTGGTGCGCGAGCACGGCGGGCGTGACCTCGTGAGACAAAATATTGATTTAACGGCGGGGGATTTTACCGCCCAACTACCAGCGACCACTGAAACTGGCGTGATTGATATTCGCTTAAGCGGTATGACTCGCTAA
- a CDS encoding DUF4198 domain-containing protein produces the protein MKLRLLALVSALCISPLASSHDRWILPSHYNVSAESQEAVWITSDVSASNQVFMFDKPVTASDVRVYLPDGKPSSPSSSYTGGRKSVFDVQLLQDGTYKFEKEVTPRYFSVYKIKGKEGMVRSRLDKKATAAVMPKDAYELKGSLNVARVETYVTRNKPTDKVLAPKGEYLELVPITHPADIVENEPATLQFVYDGKPVEGVSVAIMKDGSLYRNKPEEISLTSDKEGKVAMTLPAAGRYLLHASIERPSPDKSLADKTVSEIFLTFEAGLE, from the coding sequence ATGAAACTACGTTTACTTGCCTTAGTTAGCGCGCTCTGCATCAGCCCATTGGCGAGCAGCCATGACCGCTGGATTTTACCTAGCCACTATAACGTCTCGGCCGAAAGCCAAGAGGCGGTGTGGATCACCTCGGATGTGTCTGCCAGTAACCAAGTCTTTATGTTTGATAAGCCGGTCACCGCCAGCGATGTACGAGTGTACTTACCCGATGGCAAGCCAAGCTCTCCAAGTTCAAGTTACACTGGTGGTCGTAAATCGGTTTTCGACGTGCAATTACTGCAAGACGGTACCTATAAGTTTGAAAAGGAAGTCACGCCGAGATACTTTTCTGTTTATAAAATCAAAGGTAAAGAAGGCATGGTTCGCAGTCGACTCGATAAAAAAGCGACAGCGGCCGTGATGCCAAAGGATGCCTATGAGCTAAAAGGTTCATTAAATGTGGCGCGGGTCGAAACCTATGTGACCCGCAACAAACCCACCGATAAGGTATTAGCACCGAAAGGTGAATACTTGGAATTGGTGCCTATTACCCATCCCGCTGATATCGTTGAAAATGAACCCGCAACACTGCAGTTTGTTTACGATGGTAAACCTGTCGAGGGCGTGAGTGTGGCGATCATGAAGGATGGCAGCCTGTACCGTAATAAGCCGGAAGAAATCAGTTTAACTTCGGATAAAGAAGGTAAAGTGGCGATGACGCTGCCAGCTGCTGGTCGTTATCTGCTGCATGCTTCAATCGAACGTCCAAGTCCTGATAAATCTCTTGCCGATAAAACAGTTAGCGAAATCTTTTTGACCTTCGAAGCTGGGCTTGAATAA
- the greA gene encoding transcription elongation factor GreA produces MTKVPMTVVGAEQLRKELDMLKFERRPKITEAIASARELGDLKENAEYHAAREEQGICEARIRDIEGKLSNAQIIDVTKMANNGRIIFGTTVTILNLDTDAEVTYRIVGDDEANIKENLISVNSPIARGLVGKNEGDEVSIATPGGLTDYEIISVQYI; encoded by the coding sequence ATGACTAAGGTTCCTATGACAGTTGTTGGTGCAGAACAGCTGCGTAAAGAGTTAGATATGCTCAAGTTTGAACGTCGCCCGAAAATCACTGAAGCGATTGCCTCAGCGAGAGAGTTAGGCGATCTGAAGGAAAACGCGGAATATCATGCAGCCCGTGAAGAGCAAGGGATCTGTGAAGCGCGTATCCGTGACATTGAAGGCAAACTTTCTAACGCGCAGATCATCGACGTGACTAAGATGGCGAACAATGGTCGTATCATTTTTGGTACCACAGTGACTATCCTCAATCTGGATACTGATGCGGAAGTGACTTACCGTATCGTGGGCGATGATGAAGCTAACATCAAAGAAAACCTGATTTCAGTCAACTCTCCGATTGCCCGTGGTTTAGTGGGTAAGAATGAAGGTGATGAAGTGTCGATCGCAACCCCAGGTGGCTTGACCGATTACGAAATTATTTCGGTGCAATACATCTAA
- the secD gene encoding protein translocase subunit SecD, translating to MDKIQSKKLLNHYSAWKYVVLIVTIIVMLFSALPTWYGEDAAVQVGAKAGLNLTPIELRDKLKAQGVDVKRIEVKHAQHGNANSSEDWQTLIVLNDDSEQTLVKTLVSSMVSEPKELTLALVSAAPSWLQNMGFEPIKLGLDLRGGVQFLLDVDVQPVYQAQADALVESLRQFLREQQIRGASVRIDSTRDDAGLQIAIAFNEAAESTNNARSAIRQFMQQSYPTWQLTNADNGLVVKLAQEEQIKLRNLTVQQNLQIMRSRIEELGITEALVQRQGEHRIRIELPGVQDPAAAKNVIGATASLAFFEVKESGSVNAQVLKDKSGNPVYVARTPVLGGDHIVDARANIGEMGMAEVNIHLDRIGGQKMSEFSRANIGKPMATSYSEYSRDEQGKAKQTQEIISVATIQSQLGDRFRITGAGTYQEAQQLALLLRAGSMTAPVTIVEERTIGPTLGAENIQNGFAALGLGMGITLLFMALWYRRLGWVANVALIANMVILFGLLALIPGAVLTLPGIAGLVLTVGMAVDTNVLIFERIKDKLKEGRSFALAIDTGFDSAFSTIFDANFTTMITAVVLYSIGNGPIQGFALTLGLGLLTSMFTGIFASRALINLVYGRDARRHVRV from the coding sequence ATGGATAAAATTCAGAGTAAAAAGCTGCTAAATCATTATTCAGCTTGGAAATACGTTGTGCTTATCGTCACGATTATCGTGATGTTATTTAGCGCCTTACCGACTTGGTATGGAGAAGATGCCGCCGTGCAGGTGGGCGCTAAAGCGGGGCTTAATTTAACCCCCATCGAACTGCGGGATAAATTAAAGGCGCAGGGCGTTGATGTTAAGCGTATCGAAGTTAAGCATGCCCAACATGGCAACGCCAACAGCTCAGAAGACTGGCAAACCCTTATTGTACTCAATGATGACAGCGAGCAAACCTTAGTGAAGACCTTAGTGTCATCCATGGTGAGTGAGCCGAAAGAACTCACGCTGGCACTGGTGAGTGCTGCGCCAAGTTGGCTGCAAAATATGGGCTTTGAACCGATTAAACTCGGGCTCGATTTGCGCGGTGGGGTGCAATTTTTGCTGGATGTGGATGTGCAGCCCGTCTATCAAGCCCAAGCCGATGCATTAGTCGAGTCCCTTAGACAGTTTTTGCGCGAACAACAAATTCGCGGCGCCAGTGTACGTATTGATAGCACGCGCGATGACGCAGGGTTGCAAATTGCAATTGCATTTAATGAAGCGGCTGAATCCACCAATAATGCGCGCTCAGCCATTCGCCAGTTTATGCAACAAAGCTACCCGACTTGGCAATTAACCAATGCGGATAATGGCTTAGTCGTAAAGCTCGCTCAAGAAGAGCAAATCAAGTTACGTAATTTAACCGTGCAGCAAAACCTGCAAATTATGCGTAGCCGGATTGAGGAGTTAGGGATTACAGAAGCCTTAGTACAGCGTCAGGGCGAACATCGTATTCGCATCGAGCTGCCCGGTGTCCAAGACCCCGCCGCTGCGAAAAACGTGATTGGTGCGACCGCAAGCTTGGCCTTTTTTGAAGTTAAAGAATCGGGTTCAGTGAATGCGCAGGTACTGAAGGATAAATCTGGCAATCCTGTTTATGTTGCACGCACGCCGGTATTGGGCGGCGATCATATTGTCGATGCCCGCGCCAATATTGGCGAAATGGGCATGGCCGAAGTGAACATTCACCTCGACCGAATAGGCGGCCAAAAAATGTCGGAGTTTTCCCGCGCCAATATCGGTAAGCCGATGGCAACATCCTACAGCGAATACAGCCGGGATGAGCAGGGCAAAGCCAAGCAGACCCAAGAGATCATTAGTGTCGCGACCATTCAATCACAGCTGGGAGATCGTTTCAGGATCACTGGCGCAGGCACCTATCAAGAGGCGCAGCAATTAGCCTTGTTGCTACGCGCTGGCTCCATGACGGCGCCTGTGACTATTGTTGAAGAACGCACCATTGGCCCAACCCTAGGTGCCGAAAACATTCAAAATGGCTTTGCAGCGCTCGGCCTTGGTATGGGAATTACCTTGTTGTTTATGGCGCTCTGGTATCGCCGTCTCGGTTGGGTGGCCAACGTGGCCTTGATTGCCAACATGGTGATCCTCTTTGGTTTGCTGGCGCTGATCCCCGGCGCAGTACTGACCTTACCCGGCATTGCCGGTCTGGTGTTGACGGTTGGTATGGCGGTCGATACCAACGTGCTGATCTTCGAGCGGATTAAAGACAAGTTAAAAGAGGGGCGCAGCTTCGCCCTAGCGATTGACACTGGCTTTGACAGCGCGTTCTCAACCATTTTCGACGCTAACTTCACCACTATGATCACCGCGGTTGTGCTCTATTCCATCGGTAATGGCCCCATCCAAGGCTTCGCCTTGACCTTAGGTTTAGGTCTGCTGACCAGTATGTTTACCGGTATTTTTGCCTCAAGAGCCTTAATCAACCTAGTGTATGGGCGTGATGCGCGCCGCCATGTGAGGGTATAA
- the secF gene encoding protein translocase subunit SecF: protein MKNLNLTKWRYVSSAISIFLMLASLTIIGMKGFNWGLDFTGGVVTEVQLDRRITSSELQPLLNAAYQQEVTVISASEPGRWVLRYADTAQSNVDIQETLAPLGEVQVLNTSIVGPQVGKELAEQGGLALLVAMLCILGYLSYRFEWRLASGALFALVHDVIFVLAFFSLTQMEFNLTVLAAVLAILGYSLNDSIIIADRIRELLIAKPKLAIQEINNQAIVATFSRTMVTSGTTLMTVGALWIMGGGPLEGFSIAMFIGILTGTFSSISVGTSLPEFLGLTPEHYKVQVITDTP, encoded by the coding sequence ATGAAGAATCTCAATCTGACCAAATGGCGTTATGTGTCGAGCGCTATCTCTATCTTTTTAATGTTGGCCTCTCTCACCATCATCGGGATGAAAGGCTTTAACTGGGGTTTAGACTTTACAGGCGGTGTGGTAACTGAGGTGCAGCTCGACAGACGGATCACCAGCAGCGAGCTGCAACCGCTATTGAACGCGGCTTATCAGCAAGAGGTGACTGTGATTTCGGCCAGTGAGCCCGGACGTTGGGTATTACGCTATGCTGACACAGCGCAAAGTAATGTCGATATTCAAGAAACCTTAGCGCCACTGGGTGAGGTGCAAGTACTGAACACCAGTATTGTCGGCCCGCAAGTGGGTAAAGAGTTAGCCGAGCAGGGCGGTCTTGCTTTGTTGGTGGCCATGCTGTGTATCTTAGGCTATTTGAGTTATCGCTTCGAATGGCGTCTCGCCTCCGGTGCGTTATTTGCACTGGTGCACGACGTGATTTTCGTGCTCGCCTTTTTCTCATTAACCCAAATGGAGTTTAATTTAACCGTGCTCGCCGCCGTGCTGGCGATTTTAGGCTATTCGCTCAACGATTCGATCATTATTGCCGACCGGATCCGGGAGTTATTGATTGCCAAACCAAAGCTTGCTATCCAAGAGATTAACAACCAAGCGATTGTCGCGACATTTTCCCGTACCATGGTAACTTCGGGAACCACCTTAATGACGGTGGGAGCGCTATGGATTATGGGTGGCGGGCCGTTGGAAGGATTCTCAATAGCCATGTTTATCGGCATTTTAACTGGCACTTTCTCATCAATATCGGTCGGGACTTCATTGCCCGAATTTTTGGGATTAACGCCAGAGCATTATAAAGTGCAAGTCATCACAGATACGCCATAA
- the yhbY gene encoding ribosome assembly RNA-binding protein YhbY → MNLTTKQKQHLKGLAHNLKPVVLLGANGLTEGVLAEIESALAYHELIKVKVASTDRELKNAIVDAIVRETQSAKVQLIGHILVIYRQSPEMKIALPRAK, encoded by the coding sequence ATGAACTTAACAACCAAACAAAAACAGCATTTAAAAGGTCTGGCGCACAATTTAAAGCCAGTGGTGCTGCTTGGTGCCAATGGATTGACTGAAGGTGTACTCGCTGAAATTGAAAGCGCACTCGCTTATCATGAACTGATTAAAGTGAAAGTAGCCTCTACCGATAGAGAGCTAAAAAATGCCATCGTTGATGCCATAGTACGTGAAACTCAATCTGCAAAAGTGCAACTTATTGGTCATATTCTGGTGATTTATCGTCAATCGCCTGAAATGAAAATTGCCCTGCCAAGAGCTAAGTAA
- the rlmE gene encoding 23S rRNA (uridine(2552)-2'-O)-methyltransferase RlmE: MSGKKRTASSTRWMQEHFDDHYVKLAQKRGLRSRAAFKLEELQEKDQLIRPGMTVVDLGAAPGGWSQIAVKLTGDKGKVIACDILPMDPIVGVDFLQGDFREEKVLEALLTRVGADKVDVVLSDMAPNMSGSDGVDQPRAMYLVELALDMCHQVLAPNGSFAVKVFQGEGFDEYMKAVKDAFKVVKTRKPDSSRARSREVYLVATGYKL; this comes from the coding sequence ATGTCAGGTAAAAAACGTACGGCCAGTTCCACCCGTTGGATGCAGGAACACTTTGATGATCATTATGTCAAACTAGCACAGAAACGGGGATTGCGTTCTCGCGCTGCGTTCAAGCTTGAGGAGCTCCAGGAGAAGGACCAATTGATCCGCCCAGGTATGACTGTGGTGGACTTAGGTGCGGCTCCTGGTGGTTGGTCTCAAATAGCCGTCAAGCTGACCGGAGATAAAGGTAAAGTGATCGCCTGTGATATTTTGCCAATGGATCCCATCGTCGGCGTGGATTTCTTGCAAGGGGACTTTCGTGAAGAGAAAGTACTCGAAGCATTGCTAACTCGCGTCGGTGCGGATAAGGTTGACGTTGTATTGTCTGATATGGCGCCCAACATGAGTGGTTCCGATGGTGTCGATCAACCGCGCGCCATGTATTTAGTCGAACTGGCGTTAGATATGTGTCATCAAGTATTGGCACCTAACGGCAGTTTTGCGGTCAAAGTCTTTCAGGGGGAGGGGTTTGACGAATATATGAAGGCGGTAAAAGACGCATTCAAAGTAGTAAAAACACGTAAACCGGACTCGTCGCGGGCACGCTCCCGTGAAGTCTATCTTGTGGCGACAGGGTACAAGTTGTAG